The Veillonellaceae bacterium sequence CGGCTTGGAGATTTTGCGTATTAGGAACTGATTCCCAGGTATCGCTTTCCTGGTCATAAAGGACAAAATAATCAGCCCGGCCAAAACGGGGATCGACAGGTGATAACCGGTCATAACCAAGCGCGGTTATAGCAATTTTCATAAGAGTCCCTCGCTTTCTTATTATAATAATGGTGGGAAATTGGTGGCGAAATGGTCATATAGAAACAAAGGTAATTCTGGGCGAAGTTCGGCCGCATATACACGACTTGCGGGTTAACACGGCCAATTCTTGGGTTCGGTAACGGATCAGCGGCGTTGCTTCACGGGATATGGTAGTCAGCACCAGCTCACCAGGCTGGTTATCCTCCAGTACTTCGCCGGTAGCAGGGTCGATAATTTCCGGATAAAAGTGATCTTGGTTAATATGCAGGCCATCTTGGTGATAGCAATCACCGGCTATACCCAGGCAAGCAACGTCCGGCCTGCCGTATAGGGTATAAACAGGGATTTTGAATACTTGCTGAAGCTGGCGGCGAAGTTCGTCATGGCAGAGTGCTGCCTCACATAGAAGACTTTTCACCGGTAAGTCCTGGATTTCAATATTCTGCTTTTTCAGAAATTCGGCGAAAGCAAACAGGTTATCGGGTGATGAAAAGATTGTCGTTACACCGAAGTCTTCAATAGTCTTCAGACTGCTTGGGGCATTAGTGCCTTGACCGGCAATAACGGTTATGCCGAGAATTTCGGCCGTCTGCCGTAATGACCGGGAGGCACTGCCGGGAAAGGGATCGGCCAACTCCAGCAGAACTGAAGCAGCGGTTATATCGCAGGCAATTAAACTGCGGGCAATCATTTCGTTTTGCCAAGCCAGATCCTGGGCGGTAAAACCTACGGCCTTGCATAAGTCAGGGGTTTGTTCAAATCGGGCCACGCCGCTTATCGGCATGGTTAATAAACCGAAGGGATAGTAAACCGATAAATCGTGTGCTGTCGTAAACGGCAGCCTGCTGATGTCTTTAATAGTCTTGATATCGGTATGCTTTACATTTAAAGCATCCATCTGATATTGATAGAAACTTACTTTTTTATAACAGCGTTCAACTGTTTTTTGAAGCCTTTGGCTTTGTAAAGCCTGCATTTCCGCATGATTCATAGTCTCAATGACAGTATTCAGTATCATTGTAAAGTTCTCCCAATCTCCTTACTTATTTACCGGTGGGCTTCTAAGATGCCGGAAAGGTTTCGCCAAAGATTGCGCATGGCTTCTTTGATTTCCAAGTTATCCGGCATTTCCAGCACGGTTTTGCCGGATTGAACAGCATTCCGGAATACGTCACTATAGGGAAGTTGTCCGACTACAGGAATAGCTTTCTCCTTGCACCAACTGACTATGGCTTGAGTATTTTCGGGGTGCAGCGTGCTTTTGTTAATACATACCGTTAGCGGCAGACCGAAGTGTGAAACTAGATTAGCTAAGCGCTTTACATCATGAATGCTGGAGGCTGATGGTTCCACGACTGCCAGCGCCAAACTGGCTCCTGATAAGGCAGCAATAGCCGGACAGCCGATTCCGGGCGGCCCGTCGGTGATAACAAGCGGAAGATGATGGGCCATTGCAAGTTGTTTAGCCTCCTGCCGCACCTTGCTGACTAATTTCCCGGAGTTCTCGACCGATAACCCGAGCTCTGCATGGACTAAACAGCCTAAGCGGGTATCAGATACGAACCAGTTTCCCGCTTGTTTTTCCTGCATGGTAATAGCTTGCTGAGGACAGGCGAAAGCGCAAACGCCGCAGCCCTCGCAGTTAAAAGGATCAGTCAAAACTCCGTCCGTTATAGCCGCAAAGCGGCATAAGGATGTACACTTGCCGCAGGGTGCACAAATCGCTTTATCGATATGCGGCTCGTAACCGGCTTTAAACTCCTGAGTTTCCGAAATGTCGGCTCCGCATAGCAAATGGAAGTTTGCAGCGTCTACGTCGCAGTCAACTAGTATCTTTTGCGGAGCCAAAAAGGCGAGCGCTGCGCTGATACTGGTTTTGCCTGTACCTCCTTTACCGCTGACAACGACTAGTTCCTTCATTGATAGCACCCCTTAATTCGCTGCCAAATTAAGCTAGCAATTTCTTTAAACTCATCAGAAATTTGTCCTGATGCGTATTGTCTGGCAAACGACAGACTGTGAGGGATTTTAGCCAGTAACGGTATTTGGCGCTCTTTGCAGAATGCTTCGATATCTTGGTCGCCGTCTCCTTCGTCGCTTTTATTAATCACGATCCCAGTCGGAATATTTAGGAGGTTGGTAATATTGGCAGCAAGTTTCAAGTCATGTTTTCCAAATGGAGTCGGTTCGGTCACGAGTATGCAATAATCGCTTTGCTTAACGGCTGTTACCATGGAACAAGCTGTTCCTGGCGGACAATCCAGTAATGTGTCGCCGGAGAGTTTAGCTATTTGCTGCTTCATTGTTTTTATGATAGGTACTGTGCTGGGAGTACCAATATTCAGCGTGCCGGATATTAAATGAATACCTGAATACATTGCCGCCGTACCGGATTGAATAACGCCAATCTCTTTTTCTTTTTCGCTTATGGCATTATGCTGGCAGGCGAGTTGGCAAGCGCCGCAACTGTGGCACAATTCATCAAACAGCAGCGCAGTTCTACCGGAAACGGCCAGTGCATTAAATAAACAGGCAGACGAACAAGCCCCGCATCCAGTACATGCTAGCGGATCAATATGGGGAATTTTAACGCTGACTTTTTGACTTGGCGTCTGCCAGTTTGGATTCAGAAATAAGTGACAGTTTGGTTCCTCGACATCACAGTCGATTAAAGTAATATCAGATTGAGCAGCGGCGAGCATGAGAGCCAGCGTAGTTTTACCGGTACCTCCTTTGCCGCTTGCAATGCTAATTTGCATAAGTACCTCCTTGCTGGAGTGCGGCTCGAAGAGCCGCCTCCAACTACTAATCGGTTTTTCGATTTTGTTTTGTCAGATTACGCAGGTGAGCAGCTTGCGCTTCAAGTTTTTCGGCTTGAGATTCTAATGATTCGGGCCGATTGGCGGTATTATTGAACATACCGAACGCATTTTGCAATCTGCGTCCTAAGCCTGAACCAAGACCATTGCCAAACCCCATTTGCTGGCAGCCGCCGCGTCTGCGGCCCTGTGGCCCGGTTCCCAATGGACCTGTTCCATCTCCTCTTGGCATCTTAACTCCTCCTCTAAAACTTTTAGCTAGATTCAATAACGAGCCTAATAAGAAAAGAAATGTATTTCATAACCTTGTTAAAAAATAGGCTTTAGCTAGTTAATGGCCGCAGTGATGGCCATCCCCATGGTCATGGTCGCAGGCATTGCCGGTACCAACCAATTTACCGCTTATAAATAAATTGGTAAGCTCCTCGAGTGGTAAGGAGGGGGCGCCGCATAATACTGATACACCACGCGAGGCAAGAATTTGTTGAGCATGTTCACCCATTCCGCCGACGATTAGGTTAGTGCAGCCTTGGTCTGCGATCCAATTAGGAATGACGCCCGGTG is a genomic window containing:
- a CDS encoding 4Fe-4S binding protein; this translates as MKELVVVSGKGGTGKTSISAALAFLAPQKILVDCDVDAANFHLLCGADISETQEFKAGYEPHIDKAICAPCGKCTSLCRFAAITDGVLTDPFNCEGCGVCAFACPQQAITMQEKQAGNWFVSDTRLGCLVHAELGLSVENSGKLVSKVRQEAKQLAMAHHLPLVITDGPPGIGCPAIAALSGASLALAVVEPSASSIHDVKRLANLVSHFGLPLTVCINKSTLHPENTQAIVSWCKEKAIPVVGQLPYSDVFRNAVQSGKTVLEMPDNLEIKEAMRNLWRNLSGILEAHR
- a CDS encoding dinitrogenase iron-molybdenum cofactor biosynthesis protein, whose amino-acid sequence is MKIAITALGYDRLSPVDPRFGRADYFVLYDQESDTWESVPNTQNLQA
- a CDS encoding DUF5320 domain-containing protein produces the protein MPRGDGTGPLGTGPQGRRRGGCQQMGFGNGLGSGLGRRLQNAFGMFNNTANRPESLESQAEKLEAQAAHLRNLTKQNRKTD
- a CDS encoding phenylacetate--CoA ligase — encoded protein: MILNTVIETMNHAEMQALQSQRLQKTVERCYKKVSFYQYQMDALNVKHTDIKTIKDISRLPFTTAHDLSVYYPFGLLTMPISGVARFEQTPDLCKAVGFTAQDLAWQNEMIARSLIACDITAASVLLELADPFPGSASRSLRQTAEILGITVIAGQGTNAPSSLKTIEDFGVTTIFSSPDNLFAFAEFLKKQNIEIQDLPVKSLLCEAALCHDELRRQLQQVFKIPVYTLYGRPDVACLGIAGDCYHQDGLHINQDHFYPEIIDPATGEVLEDNQPGELVLTTISREATPLIRYRTQELAVLTRKSCICGRTSPRITFVSI
- a CDS encoding 4Fe-4S binding protein, translated to MQISIASGKGGTGKTTLALMLAAAQSDITLIDCDVEEPNCHLFLNPNWQTPSQKVSVKIPHIDPLACTGCGACSSACLFNALAVSGRTALLFDELCHSCGACQLACQHNAISEKEKEIGVIQSGTAAMYSGIHLISGTLNIGTPSTVPIIKTMKQQIAKLSGDTLLDCPPGTACSMVTAVKQSDYCILVTEPTPFGKHDLKLAANITNLLNIPTGIVINKSDEGDGDQDIEAFCKERQIPLLAKIPHSLSFARQYASGQISDEFKEIASLIWQRIKGCYQ